The following DNA comes from Spirulina major PCC 6313.
ATCAAATTCACCGATGGCTTCGGGATTGGGGAATTGCGGTTGATCGGCACCTACGATCTGGCCCGCTATGACGAATCCCTAATTAAGCGAGTTCGCCTCGTTCGTCGTGCCGATGGCTACTATGTTCAGTTCTGCATCCAGGTGAATGTTCAGGTGCAGAGTGAGCCGAGTCAAAAAGCTGTTGGCCTTGACCTCGGTTTGCGCTATTTCATCGCTGCCAGCGATGGCACTGTGGTGGAAACGCCGCAGTTCTATCGTAAGTCTGAAAGGCGGTTGAACAGAGCCAATCGGCAGAAGTCCAGAAAGTACCGTAAGGGGGCAAAACCACAGTCGAGGAACTATCACAAGGCCAGGAACCGGTACGCCCGGAAGCATTTAAGGGTAAGTAGGCAACGTAATGAGTGGGCGAAGAGCATCGCCTACTGCGTCATCCAATCTAACGATTTGGTGGCCTATGAAGATTTGAATGTGAAAGGGTTGGTTCGCAATCGGCATCTGGCTAAGTCGATTAGTGATGCGGGATGGTCAACGTTTCGCTGTTGGTTGGAGTATTTTGGCAGGAAATATGGGAAGGCAACGGTGGCCGTTCCTCCCCACTATACGAGCCAGGATTGCTCAAACTGCGGCAAACGAGTCAACAAGGCACTCTCAGTCAGAACCCATCACTGTCCGCATTGCGGCTATGAGGCTGACCGAGATGTGAATGCTGCCATCAACATCCTGCGCCTTGGACTCACTACCGTGGGGCACACGGGAAGTTATACGCTTGGGGAGATTGGGCCTCTGGCTGAGTTGGAGCAATCCTGCTGAGTTAAGTCCGGTCGATGAACCCAGAATCCCCGTCGCTTCAGCGCGGGGAGTGTCAAAGTTTGGACAAAAAGTTGGCGGATATTGACAATCCGGGGCTTTATGACGAGTATGTGGCGTTTGCGGAACGGTATTTGCAGGGTCAAACGGGACGTTCTAGCGATTTGGCGCGGGTGGGGATGAGTGCGGCGATGCCGCCCCAAGAGGCGATCGCTCACTTCGTCACGGCTAATCCTCCGGCTTAGGGGAGCCTTGGCCAAGCTGCCGTTTCGCTTGGTTCCAGAGGGCATCAAGGGCGGCGAGATCGTAGTCGGTGAGGGGGCGATCGGCGTTGTCTTCCATGGTTTGCAACCGTTGGATAAAACGGTGATTCGTGCCTTGGAGAGCCTGGGATGGGTCAAGCCCTTGCCAGCGGGCGATTTGAATCAGGGCAAAGAAGAGATCCCCCAGTTCGGCTTCTTGGTGGGCTTTGTCTCCAGAGGCGATCGCCTCCTGCAACTCCTGCCACTCCTCCTCCACCTTTTCCCACACATCCTCAATCCTGTCCCACTCAAACCCAAACGCCGCCGCCTTTTTCGAGATCTTCAAACTCGCCATCAACGGCGGCAACCCGTGGGCGTAGCGTTGAAACCCATCGCTCATCCGGGCGGGCGCATTCCCCTTTTCCTGGGCTTTAATTTGCTCCCAATTGTGGCGCACCGCTTCCACCGTATCGGCCGTGTCTTCACCAAACACATGGGGATGGCGGCGGATCAATTTCTCGCTAATCCCATCGGCAACATCCGCGAGGGTAAACTGTGCCTGTTCCGAAGCAATTTGAGCCTGCAACATCACCTGCAAGAGCAGATCCCCCAATTCTTCGCACACATCCGCCGTCGTCCCGGTTTGCAACGCCGCCACGGTTTCATAGGCTTCTTCGATCACATAGGGGATTAGGCTTTGGGGGGTTTGGGCTAAGTCCCAGGGACAGCCGCCGTCGGGGTCACGTAACCGGGCGACAACCTCGATCAGGCGTTGGAGAGCAGGCAGAGCAGAGTTTGACATGGGATCAGACGGCACTTCTCTGCAATGATACGATACAAATCTGCTGTTCGTTGCGCAGAAGACGAGTCACAAGGGGTACTTCTCACAAATGCCGCTCAATTCCACATCCTCATAAATCAACCCTAAATCACAGCGAAACTCTAAACGATTGAACTCTAATTGACACTGTTCTAAATCCTCGTCACTGTCAGGATATGAGGTTAATTCCCACTTACTCGCTGCGTTTTTGGTGTAGCGATCGCATCTAATTTGAGTGGCATCGATTAAGACATATTCTGCAAGGGTGGGAATCTGGCGATAAAAGGCGATTGAATCTGTGCAATCATGATCAGTCTCCATGAACGACAAAGAATGAGCCTCTCCCCATCCTAGCGTTTGGCATGGGAATGGGCAGTTAAGAGCCGTCGCCTGTTGTAGTGGACTTTCCGCCTCTGCTGCCAAAGCCACCTCTAACAAGGTTTCTTCCTCAATCACCCCCGCCAGACAAACCACCCCCTTTTGATCAAACATCCAACTCACACAGCCGGTTTCCCCCAAGTTGCCGCCATTTTCACCAAAGGCGACGCGGAGATCGGCGGCGGTGCGATCGCGGTTATCGGTGAAGGCTTCGATCAACACCGCTACCCCCCCAGGGCCATAGCCCTCATAGCGGATGGCTTCGTAGGTTCCTGCACCCTTGGCGATCGCCCGCTCAATATTTTCATTGGGAATCCCCGCCGCCTTGGCCTTTTCAATAGCGGTGCGCAGTTGCATATTGCCATCGGGGTCGGGTAAACCATTGCGGGCCGCCACGATGATCGCCCGTGAGAGTTGGGTAAAGGTCTTACCTTTTTTGGCATCGACCCGCGCTTTTTGCCGTTTGATCTTGGCCCACTTGCTATGTCCCGCCAAGGGTCTCTACCCCTGTTAACCTACTCCCAAGATTTTAACCCGTGAGATCCCCCCTGCCCCCCTAAGCCTCTTCGGGGATGTGCCTTCAGCATCTAATGATGAGGATATCATGGGGGGAGGCGGAAGCCCTTGAGGGGAACGTCACTGGGCAGAGCCAAGTAAGCTAATCTCGTATCATGGCTCTGCTGTTGGTCAGTGAGGCGGAGAACTTTTTTCTGAAGATTCACTATTTTTGAAAAAACCATGCAGCATAAAAATTTATCATTGGTTCTGAAACAAGTGACAGGGGCATTGATTGATCATTATCAAGATCGGATGGAATCGATTATTTTATACGGTTCACAGGCGCGGGGGGATGCTAGGGATTATTCAGATATTGATTTGTTGATTATTTTAAAAACATTGGATCATCCCTACGATGAAATTGATCAGACTACGGATTTAATGAGTCAAGTTTGTTTAGATTATGATGTTGTTATTTCTTGGTATTTCATTTCTTTGGAGCGATTCAATGCCCAAGATTCTCCTTTTATGTTCAATGTTAAAAAAGAGGGAATTGTTTATAAGCCATTAACACTAAGTAGAACAGGCAAGATTTAAAAAACCATAAGCTCTGGGCTGATCATGCTAGAAAACCCGTTATCACTTCAATTCAGCATTTGTTACAATCCGTTGCATAGCGTGTAAGATTCACCCTGGTCTACTTATTGCCATGAAATCCAAGTCTCAAAGTTTGATCTTTAAGGCACAGGAGAGTTATCGGGCGGCTCAGGTTTTAGCGGAACAAGGATTTTATGGTTTTGCTGCATCACGGGCTTATTATGGGATGTTTTACATTGCAGAAGCTTTTTTGTGGGAGCAGGATTTGGCTTTTTCAAGTCATGGGGCGGTGATTGCGGCGTTTGGTAGGGATTTAGCGAAAAAGGGGATTGTTCCGTTGGAATTTCATCGTTTCTTGATTAATGCACAAAGTAAACGGGCGATCGCAGATTATGGGGTTGATGATGAAGTCAAAATCAGGGCAACAGATGCTGAGATTTTATTGAATCATTGTGAACAATTTATTCTTTTTGCAACCCAAAATTTATAATCCTCATTAA
Coding sequences within:
- a CDS encoding RNA-guided endonuclease InsQ/TnpB family protein, with the protein product MIVLEFKARVKPAQATAIDDAIRTSQFVRNKAVRYWMDSQKVGKYDLSKLCKDLAGEFPFAKKLNSMARQAAAERAWSSISRFYEHRKKGIKPVGFPKFKKHSRSVEYKTSGWKLLGPKRIKFTDGFGIGELRLIGTYDLARYDESLIKRVRLVRRADGYYVQFCIQVNVQVQSEPSQKAVGLDLGLRYFIAASDGTVVETPQFYRKSERRLNRANRQKSRKYRKGAKPQSRNYHKARNRYARKHLRVSRQRNEWAKSIAYCVIQSNDLVAYEDLNVKGLVRNRHLAKSISDAGWSTFRCWLEYFGRKYGKATVAVPPHYTSQDCSNCGKRVNKALSVRTHHCPHCGYEADRDVNAAINILRLGLTTVGHTGSYTLGEIGPLAELEQSC
- the mazG gene encoding nucleoside triphosphate pyrophosphohydrolase; its protein translation is MSNSALPALQRLIEVVARLRDPDGGCPWDLAQTPQSLIPYVIEEAYETVAALQTGTTADVCEELGDLLLQVMLQAQIASEQAQFTLADVADGISEKLIRRHPHVFGEDTADTVEAVRHNWEQIKAQEKGNAPARMSDGFQRYAHGLPPLMASLKISKKAAAFGFEWDRIEDVWEKVEEEWQELQEAIASGDKAHQEAELGDLFFALIQIARWQGLDPSQALQGTNHRFIQRLQTMEDNADRPLTDYDLAALDALWNQAKRQLGQGSPKPED
- a CDS encoding nucleotidyltransferase domain-containing protein; protein product: MQHKNLSLVLKQVTGALIDHYQDRMESIILYGSQARGDARDYSDIDLLIILKTLDHPYDEIDQTTDLMSQVCLDYDVVISWYFISLERFNAQDSPFMFNVKKEGIVYKPLTLSRTGKI
- a CDS encoding HEPN domain-containing protein, whose translation is MKSKSQSLIFKAQESYRAAQVLAEQGFYGFAASRAYYGMFYIAEAFLWEQDLAFSSHGAVIAAFGRDLAKKGIVPLEFHRFLINAQSKRAIADYGVDDEVKIRATDAEILLNHCEQFILFATQNL